A portion of the Amia ocellicauda isolate fAmiCal2 chromosome 22, fAmiCal2.hap1, whole genome shotgun sequence genome contains these proteins:
- the LOC136717916 gene encoding cocaine- and amphetamine-regulated transcript protein, translating to MVSSRLFLVSFTCSVLLLLVYCDDSLETRSVDNANKSQEEKELIEALQEVLEKLKSKRMPASEKKMGWVPSCDAGEQCAVRKGARIGRLCNCPRGTSCNFYILKCL from the exons ATGGTCAGCAGCCGCCTGTTCCTCGTCAGTTTTACCTGCTCCGTCCTCCTCCTGCTGGTCTACTGTGACGACTCGCTGGAAACCCGCTCAGTCGACAACGCCAACAAAAGCCAAGAGGAGAAAGAACTG ATCGAAGCTCTTCAAGAGGTCCTGGAAAAGCTCAAGAGCAAGAGGATGCCGGCATCGGAAAAGAAAATGGGCTGGGTTCCCTCG tgTGACGCAGGAGAGCAGTGTGCTGTGCGGAAAGGCGCCAGGATCGGGAGACTGTGCAACTGTCCAAGAGGGACATCCTGCAACTTTTAcatcctgaagtgtttgtag